The Bacillota bacterium genomic interval CCGCGCCATTGATGTTAATTCGTACCCCCGCCCTGTCGGAGGTAGAGGCGGTGGTGCGGTGGGCTGACCTTTCCGTCAATACGGAGCCGGTGGTTCTAAAGGCCCTGGATCAAGCCGCGGGGAAAGCTCACACCCGGCACAGGATTATATTAATGGTAGAGGCCGGGGATCTCAGGGAAGGAAAGGAACTGGCCGAGCTCTTGGACCTGGTGGACCTGTGCCAGTCCCTTCCCAATTTAGAGTTAGCAGGCATCGGGTGCAACATGGGGTGTTTGTCGACGTCAGGACCCTCAGCCACTAGTCAAGGGATTTTGCAGCAGGCGGTGGCGTTGGTGGAAGGGCGCCTGGAAAAGAAACTGGCCATTGTATCCGGCGGTAACAGCGGATTACTGTACCGGGAAGGCCTGCTGACCTTGAGCGCGGCTGTTACCCAGGTGAGGGTGGGGGAGGCTTTGCTCTTGGGCAAGGATCCCGTGGAGGAGCAGTTCTTGCCTACCCTGCGCCAGGATGGCTTTGTGCTGGAGGCGGAGGTAATTGAGGTGGGGACCAAACAGAGCCCCGAGGGGGATGGGGCAGTGGGGCAAACCCAGGTGGTCTCGGCCCTGGGGCGACAGGACCTGGGAGCAGGGAGCTTGGTGGTTCCTGAGGATATGGTGCTCCTTGGGGTGTCTAGTGATCATTTGGTCCTCCGCTGGATGGGAGGAGATGGAGCCAGCAGCCAACGGATGCCTCCCAGAGTAGGTGAGAGGGTGAAGTTTCTTCCCGATTATGAGGCCCTGGTGGGATTGATGACCTCACCCTTTGTGACAAAAACCTTTGTCAAGGCCTGAGGCCCTGCGGGGCAGGATTAGTGGTGAGGGTGAAGAATCTTTATAGAGAATTGAAGTCTGTGAATTTCGTAGCAATATAGGAGGGTCGAATACGTTGAATACTGAACTCTGGCAAGGGTATTTGCAGCAGGCCTGTCAAGAAAATTTAAACCTTCGCGTCTTTGCAGCCTTCAATACTAATGTTGACGTGGTGGCTCACATTACCAGTGAAAAGATCCAGCGATTGCTTCAAGACAATCCTGATATCGATATGCAAGCTGTGCAAAATCGCAGTGTTGAAGACGTTGGGGTAATCCGTTCCAAGGAAGACTTCCTCGTGGTCCTCCGAGACATGATGCAAGAGGGCAAGAGCTTTCACATCGTCCTTGAGGGACGGGAGTTGATGAACTGGTTAGACAAGCAGTTTGCCGGCGAATCTGAGCGTATGGGCGGACAGGCGGGAATCATCGCCAACCAAATGGCTGCCCTGGGGGCAGAAGCCATCGCCTATACCGCTCTGCTGTCACCGAAGCAAAGCAGTCTCTTCGATGACCGGGTGAAAACTCCCCTGATCGATGACGGCTTTGGACTGGCTCCCATCCGGGAGGCGGCCCGACCCGAGGACGAGACGAAGATCAACTGGATCTTTGAGTATGGCAAGGGTATTGAGGTAGACTTTGGAGTTGCTAAGGTGGTCACTCCCCGGGCCAATCGAGTGATTGTGGCAACGCGACCGGCCGGTGCCGTGATGTCCTTCCAGGAACCTGTGGTAGAG includes:
- a CDS encoding alanine/ornithine racemase family PLP-dependent enzyme; protein product: MPPILRINLAAVEANARVIVDWFAAYGVEVYGVTKAALGNPRIGSAMLAGGCQGLADSRWENLRRLREAGITAPLMLIRTPALSEVEAVVRWADLSVNTEPVVLKALDQAAGKAHTRHRIILMVEAGDLREGKELAELLDLVDLCQSLPNLELAGIGCNMGCLSTSGPSATSQGILQQAVALVEGRLEKKLAIVSGGNSGLLYREGLLTLSAAVTQVRVGEALLLGKDPVEEQFLPTLRQDGFVLEAEVIEVGTKQSPEGDGAVGQTQVVSALGRQDLGAGSLVVPEDMVLLGVSSDHLVLRWMGGDGASSQRMPPRVGERVKFLPDYEALVGLMTSPFVTKTFVKA